A stretch of DNA from Amylolactobacillus amylophilus DSM 20533 = JCM 1125:
CAATGCAAGCAGCGCCCCTACCTTAGAACTTGGCAACTTGGATTCTGCGGTGATGGGTTGATAGTGCTCCTTGATTGCTAGACTGACGGCGTCACGTTCACCGGCTAATTTGGCATAATGTTGCCCCATAATCCCCTGTAACTCAGCAAACTCACCGACCATGCCTGTAACCAAATCAAACTTGTAAATCTCACTTGCGCGGTTGAAATCAACCATGCTTTGTTCAGAGAGCGCAAACTGTTGTGCGATGATCTGGCCAATTTTTTGGACACGTTGCATCTTCTCAGCCATCGAGCCGATCTTGTCATGAAACGAAACATTATTTAATCTGTCGACATAGTGACTAATCGGAAACTTCTGGTCTTCTTCATAGAAGAACTTGGCATCGTCTAATCTCGCAACAAGTACCTTCTCATTTCCCATGATGACGTTGTCTAGGTGATCGCGGTTACCGTTACGAACCGCGATAAAGTGATTGCTCAATTTCCCATCCTGGTCACGAACATCGAAGTAACGTTGATTGTCCTTCATAGAGGTAATCAGTACCTCCTCTGGAATTGCCAGATACTGCGCATCAAACGAGCCAGCAAAACTCGTTGGGTACTCGACCAGATTGGTCACTTCTTCTAACAAGCTTTGGTCAAGGTTAACTTGCCAACTATTCGCCGCGGCAAGTTCCTTAATCTGACTCGTGATAATTGCCTTGCGGTCGGCTGCGTCAGCGATGACAAATTCGTTTTTCAAAGCTTCCTCATAATCATCAGCCCGCGCAAGCACTACGGGGTCTCCGAGAAATCTGTGACCCTTAGTTTGCCGGCCAGCCTGCACATCAACCACCGAAAATGGCACAACAACATCATCCAATAAAGAAACCAACCAGTGAATCGGCCGAATATATTCGAAGTCGTTACTTGCCCAGCGCATCCTCGTTTTAAAGGTCAGGGATTTGATCACACCCGCAAGCTCGGGCAGAATCTCTTGTGCAGTCTTCCCCTTCTTTTGAACGTGAATATATGCGTAACTAGTTCCCTTCAGATCTTCAAAGTAAATATCGTCTACCGTCATCTGTTGTGAATTGGCGAAACCGATTGCCGCTTTGCTCCAATTACCTTCTTGGTCTTGGGCAATCTTTTGCGCAGGACCCTTTTGAACTAAGTCAACGTCGTCTTGCTGTTCACTCAGTCCTTCTACAAGAAGAGCTAATCTTCTTGGTGTAGAGAATGGCTTAATGTTCTTGAATGTTAAACCCTGTTCTTTCAGAAATTTCGTTACCTTTTGCACTAGTTGTTTAATGCTTGGTGTTACCACATGTGCCGGCATTTCCTCCAGCCCAATTTCTAATAAGTAGTTTTTAGTCATTTAAAGCACCAACCTCTGTTTGATTATTCTTCAGTAACGGGAAGCCACGCTTCTCACGCTCTTCAACGAATGCCTTGGCAACTTCATGTGCCATATTTCGGATACGACTCAAGTAACCTGCACGCTCTGTCACAGAGACTGCACCACGAGCATCTAGTAAGTTAAACGTATGGCTACACTTTAAGATATAGTCATATGCGGGATGAACCAAGTTTAAAACCAGTAGCCGTTTAGCCGTCTTCTCGTAGGTATCAAATAATTCCAGGAGGATATCTTGGTTGCTCTCCTCAAAAGCATACTTAGAGTGCTCGTATTCAGGTTCTTTGAAGATATCTCCGTAGAGCACACCATCGCTCCATTCAAGTTCGAATACCGTGCTTACATCTTGGATGTAGGATGCCAAACGCTCAACTCCGTAGGTAATCTCGCTAGTGACGGGTTTAACATCTAGCCCACCAACAACTTGGAAGTAGGTAAACTGTGATACTTCCATACCGTCAAGCCAGACTTCCCAACCAACCCCGGCACAACCCATAGATGGGTTCTCCCAGTTATCCTCCACGAAGCGGATATCATGCTCTAATGGGTCGATACCAAGCGCACGCAAGCTATCAAGGTAGTATTCCTGGATGTCTTTTGGTGATGGCTTCATGACCACCTGGAATTGGTGGTGTTGGAATAGTCTGTTCGGGTTTTCACCGTAACGACCATCAGCGGGGCGACGCGAAGGCTCCACATAAGCTGCATTCCAGGGTTCCGGCCCAACGGCACGCAGGAAAGTATAGGGGCTCATGGTCCCAGCACCCTTCTCGACGTCGTAGGCATTCATGATCATACAGCCTTTAGAGGCCCAGAACTCTTGTAATTTAAAAATCATTTGTTGAATGTTCAATTTTTCAGTCATTTTTTCTCCTTTTGGCAATAAAAAAAGCCTATGCACAAATATGCATAGGGACGATTTAATCGCGGTTCCACCCTAATTCAGGGAAATATTCCCTGCACTTAATTCTGTTTGACTAAGGGTGCCTCTTCTGGATGTCCTTCTCACCATGACCGACATTCGCTGACCAGAATTTATTCTCCCTATGATCATCAAAATCACAATTACTATTATAGCACCGGCTGTGGTAATTGCCTACTGCTTTTCACCAAAAATGCATTGAATCAATAAACGTCTTCGTCTTCAAGTTGAGATCGAGCGTCTGACGATAGATTCGATCTAGCGCATTCAAGACCTCACGCAGTAAGGCCGCAGATACTGAAATCTGGCCCAGTTGGACAATCTTAATCAGGCCCAGTGTCCGCATCAAACCTACCGCCTTAGGACTTAGATGTAACCTTGTTGGTACCTGGTTAAAATGGTCCGAGCAGATGACGCCCCCTAAATCAATCGAGTAATCGAATTTCCCCTGCTGCTTTCCACAGATGATACATTCACGTAGCTGTGGCCCCACACCAAAAATGGGGAGCATTTGAAGCTCAAAGAGAGCGAGCACCGCTTCTGGATTGACCGTTTGATTAAGCAATTGTAGACTGGTCCGAACAAGCGTAAAGCTCTCCCCCACATCCTCGTATTCAACGAATGCGTGATCAACCAGGTCCAACATGTAACTTGCGTATGCATTTAATTTTAAGTCAGTAAAGAGTTGGTCAAACGTCTGTACATGCCCGGGTGCGCGCAATGTGCTGATTCCTGCTCCATTCGTCATGATCTTGTAATCACCAAAAGAAAAATTCAGAGTGGCAGCATTTAATTTTGATTTAGGCTTTAACGCGCCCTTAACTGCAATAGAAAAAAGCCCGTCTTTTTCGGTCAAAATCCGGGCGAAGACGTCCGCCTCGTTCGCAGCGCGTCTTTTATAGATAATTCCTGTCACTGTTTTTTCTTTTTTGGCTTGCATGAACTACAAATCCTTCAGATTATACCCTACCCTGGAAAGGAAGAGAGGATCCTTTCGCCAGTTCTTCTGTACTTTGACCCAAAGCTTGAGATTAATCTTCTCGCCCAGCAGCTCCTCAATTTCTCGGCGTGAATTGATGCCAATCTGTTTGAGCATTGACCCGCCACGGCCAATCACTATTGGCTTCTGGGTGGCGCGCTCGACATAGATAGTGGCATCAATCTGTAACTTGCCGTTAACCCGCTGGTTCATCTGTTCCACGATAACAGCAGTTGAGTGGGGAATCTCGTCTTGAGTGAGGTGGAGAATTTGCTCTCGAATCAACTCACCCACAACGAAATACTCGGGTCTGTCAGTAATCTGGTCCTCATCGAACATCTTTGGACCTTCCGGCAGATACTTCTGAATGGTGGCCAGTAGATCCTCAATATTATTCCCCTGGGTAGCTGAGATTGGAATAATTTCTGCAAATTTACCAATTTGTTGGTAAGAATTAATAATATCCAGCAGGTCATCTGGGTGAACTAAATCAATCTTATTGATTACAAGAAAAACCGGTACGCTGATTTTCTCTAGCATATCCGCAATATAACGGTCCCCAGGACCAACTTTCTTGGGCTCGGTTAGAAATAGTACACAATCTACTTGCCCAAATGTGGTGAAACTGGACTCATCCATGTATTGATCAAGGTCATTTTTGGGCTTATGGATACCCGGCGTATCAACGAAAATTATTTGTTGCGTGTCAGAGGTATAGATACCCTGAATCTTGTTCCTAGTCGTCTGCGGCTTGTCGGACATAATAGCAATCTTCTGACCGACAACGCGGTTCATGAGAGTCGACTTACCAACATTTGGTCTGCCAATTAGCCCGACAAAACCGGAGCGGTAGTTATTATTGTTAATCATTTAAATCCTCTTTTTTAAAGTAGTATGGTAGTAACTCTACCATGGTCATGTGTTTAACCGCACCGGTCAAATTGGTTAAAGTAATGGTAGCATCACTTGGCAGAAATTCCGAAAGCACCTGACGGCAAGCGCCGCACGGTGAGATTGGATCATCCGTACCACCAATAATCAAAAATTCACTGATTGGATCTGCTAAGGAACCGGCACTAATGTAATTAAAGATGCAGGAGCGCTCCGCACAATTTGTTAAGCCAAACGAGGCATTTTCGACGTTGACGCCCTTGAAAATTTGACCAGATTTAGTCCGTAACACCGCCGCCACCTGAAAGTGCGAGTATGGGACGTATGCGTGCTTCATCTCAGCTTGTGCAATGTTGTATAATTCTAACTCTGGCTCGGTTAACTTGTCCATTAGCGCTCCAATCCATACTCATCAAGAATTTGGTTTTGCAGACCAATCATCTCTTTTTCCTCACCTGGATCGATGTGATCATAGCCATTCAAGTGGAGAAATCCATGGACCAGTGTGTAGCCAAATTCCCGCTTAAAGCCATGGCCATATTCTTTACCGTGCTCTTCAACGACCTTTGGTGCAATGAAGAGGTCGCCGATGTCCTCGACAAAATCGGGGTCATCTAAGAAATCACTCATGTCAATATCGAATCCACCATCTTCAATTGCAAAGCTAATGACATCGGTTACGCGATCTTTGTCCCGATACTCTCGATTAATTTTCCTAATTTCATCGTTTGAGACAAAGTTGATGCTCATCTCTAACTTGTTGGTCTTAGCGATTCTTGTATAAGCCAGATCAAGTAATTGCTCAATCCAAGTCTGCCAGTTGGCATCCGTTAAAAAATCAATCTCGTCATTAAATGTGATATCAATGTTTGTCATTCAAATCGTCTCTTTCGTATGCTTCAATTATTTTAGCTACAACGGGATGGCGAACCACATCGTTGAAGGTAAAATTCACGAATTCAATTTGTTTGATGTTATGCAACCGATCTTGTGCTTCAATCAAGCCACTCCTGTGATTTCCCGGTAAGTCAATTTGTGTTACATCACCATTGATAATCATCTTCGAGTTGAAGCCAAGTCTAGTCAGAAACATCTTCATCTGGGCTTTGGTGGCATTCTGCGCTTCATCTAGAATCACGAAAGCCTCATCGAGTGTTCGCCCCCTCATATAGGCAAGCGGCGCAACTTCAATCGTGCCCCGTTCCATCAAACGGTTGGTCGTCTCGGTTCCGAGAATTGCGTACAATGAGTCATAGATTGGCCGCAGGTAGGGATCAACCTTGTCTTTCAAATCGCCCGGTAGAAAGCCGAGACTTTCGCCGGCTTCAACAGCAGGTCTTGTCAGAATAATCCGACTAACTTCACCCTTCTTGAATGCGGAGATGGCCATGACAACGGCAAGAAATGTCTTACCAGTTCCGGCAGGTCCTACACCGAAGACAACATCTTTCTGCTTAATTGCCTTAACATACCGTCTTTGGCCGAGGTTCTTCACCCGGATTGCGCGTCCCTTGGCATCGTGGATGAGCGTTTCCGAATAAAGGTCAAAGAAATACTCAAGCGTGCCCTTCTCTGCCATCTTGAGCGCGCTGACCACGTCTGTTGCGCCAATCGTAATTCCATGATTCACGACATTTTCCAGTTGGCTTAGTACAGCGATACCAGTTACGACGTCAGGCGGAGCACCATGTAAGGTAATCGTACTACCCGTATCGGTTGCTTGGATATTTAATGCTTCCTCCAGAATCTTGAGGTTACTATCGTTCACCCCAACTAGACTCGCAATCGTTGCAGGTACTTTGGGTGTGTATACGTTCTTTTCAGTCAGTTTGTCTGTCAAAAAAAGCCTCCGTCGGGAAAAATTTTAACTTAGTTTTTGGTTGACCAACTGGTTAACTAGGCCACCATCAGCTTTACCTTTAACCTTAGGCATCAAAGTCTTCATCACTTTACCAAAGTCAGCCTTACCTGTTGCGCCAGTTTCCTCGATTACTGAGTCGATTAGTTTACCGACTTCCTCAGCAGACATTTGGGCAGGCAAATAACGCTCAACGATTTTCATCTCTTCTTGAACCTTTTCAACTAAGTCGGTCCGATTACCCTTCTCAAATTCTGCGAGTGAATCTCTTCGTTGTTTCATCTCGGTCGATAATACGGCAACTTCCTCTTCCTCAGTTAAGTCATGGCCAAGCTCAATTTTTTTATTAGCTAAAGCTGACTTGATCATGCGAATTGTATCGAGCGCCACTTTGTCGTGAGCCTTCATTGCCGTCTTTAAGTCATTCATAATTTGTTCGTTTAACATTTTATTCTCCTAGAAAAAAAACTCCCATAATGAACCAAAAGGTCAATATGAGAGTTCATGAAATTAGTATTTCTTACGCTTACGAGCTGCTTCTGATTTCAACTTACGCTTAACACTAGGTTTTTCGTAATATTCGCGTTTACGGTATTCTTGCAACGTACCACTCTTAGAAACGGAACGTTTGAAACGACGAAGAGCATCATCAAGAGACTCGTTTTCATGAACGACTGTCTTAGCCATGTGATATCCCTCCTTCCGTTTTCTAGGTCATCTGACCAGAACATCTGACAACAATTATAGCGGAGTTCAAAACAGCGGTCAACTGCTTTTGTCTATTTTTTTCTATATTTTTTAAAGTAAATTGATATACTTAAGATAACAACATAGATTATAGAAATTAAGAGGATAAAGCATGAGTGAACAAGTTAACGTTGTCATTATATCAGATTCCGTCGGTGAGACAGGATTTAAATTAATGCAAGCGGCATCAGCGCAGTTTCCGAATACAGATTTCACCTTTAATCGTTACCCCTTCATTACGACCATGCAGAAGTTACAGGCTGTCCTGACTGAGAATCAACATCAAGATAATTTACTAATTGCACACACGTTACTTTCGAAAGAACTAAATGATGAGGTGTTTCGCTTTGGTCGGGCCAACAAAGTCAAGACCATTGATTTAATTACCGATGCAATCAATGTGATTGGCAAGCTAACTAACGAGAAGCCAAGCGGTGAGTCTGGTGCAATCCATCACCTGACACAGAAGTATTTCGACCGCATCAGCGCCATGGAATTTGCTGTGATGTATGATGATGGGAAAGATCCTAAGGGGTTTCTCAAGGCCGACGTGGTGTTGCTGGGTGTTTCGCGAACCTCAAAGACCCCCCTATCGTTGTTTCTCGCCAACAAGAATCTAAAGGTCGCAAACTTACCACTTGTACCGCAGGCCCATATACCCGATGAAATTTTTAAGATTAATCCGACTCAGATCATTGGCCTGACTAACGATCCAGCAGTGCTCAATCGCATTCGACGAGAGCGCATGAAGGCCTACGGTCTGAACCCGGATACGAGTTATTCAAATATGAACGAGATCAATGCTGAACTGAAGTTTGCCCAAGAACTTTACGACAAGCTGGGATGTTACGTCATCAATGTTGCAAACAGAAGCATCGAGGAAACTGCCGCTCTAATCATGGCGCACCTCGGTATCGATGACTTCAAACAGCAACTCTAAGCAATTCCATCCTGATTTCAGTTAAGCATTATTTGGACATGGTATTAACCAAAAAATTAATAGTATGCGTTATTTCAATGCTAATTGGCTAGAATGAATTCGGCAATCAACCGGAGTCATTCTAACCAATTTTTTTGTTTCCTTTATTCAGAATCATCTAGACCCCAATGCAATACGTTTAATAAAAGAGCCGGAAAATTTCGGCAGGAGCTCAATAACTATTCTCCATAACCATACGTTCATCGTGAAAAATACTACATTTATTATAAATTGTTTCCTTTTCTGAAAAAGGTATTATAATAAAATTTAATTAAACAAATTAACGGGGAGTGTAAAATATCTTGTGTAAACTCGTCTTCGTATGATGAAAGCTTGACTCTTAGTCGAACATTGATTCAAGTGTATCTTGGCCATTTTCAACTCGCTATGTTATTCCCTCTGACAGGAACCTTAACTCAACTAGTCACAGAACTTGCAAGGCAATTTCTGGTTAACCAAGACGTCAACCTAACGTTAAATAATGATCTTATCTCTTCGTATTACTTACTTGCAATTCGTTTCGCATCCTCGTCGACTATTTTTATGATGTATTTTATGTTTGTAAATGCAGTATTGATAAATCGTCAGCTAAGAAAACAATTCTTCCAGCACCATACTGTACAGAACATCATATTTTTGTTACTTTCTTTTTTATTAATCTATACACTACTAACACCCGTTATATACCAAGTTCCCCTAGAAATGCACGACATTGCCCATTTTATTTGTGTCCTGCTTGGCATTATCGTATCCTCAATTTTGCTACTGATACTTAGAAAAAGAGGTATTCACAACCATGAACGGGCCATGGGCAACAATGCGCACGCCTATTAAAAATACAGAAATCCACATTAATTGAGGCATATTAGGCTTATCAAAAATAATTCAAGAGTCGTTTCATTGCACCAATCATAATCTTCTTCATTCCTTTGGATGTTGAAGATCTTTTTTTGTTTAAGTACCAAGCTCAGGAGAAGTTACCTGAATAAGCTGCAAAGTAGCCTTTTTATCCTGCTGCATGAGTCAAAGGCTCCTATAACTATAGTTTCATAGCCAAACTACCAAAAAGTGGTGCAGCCATTCCCGTCGGAATGATTACACCACTAATGTTAGTAAGTTTATTTGTTTTCTGCCAGTACATGTTCTGCAAGTGCGGGATCAAACGTTTGTTGACGTAACTCACTGATCTCAAATTTATATGGTGAATACTTCTTTTTCGGATTCGCAGGATCCACAATTAGCGGCGTCTCCATGATCTTTGGAATCGACTTCAGCTCAGGAAGGTATGCTACAGTATTCAACAGCTGGAAGCCTAATTCACCATAGCCCAGATTGGCGTGTCTATCTTTGTGCGAATTTAAGCCAAATTTTGAGTCGTTCAAGTGAATTGTTGAAATTCTGTCCAAGCCCACTATCTGATCAAACTGGGTCAACACACCTGAAAGATCGTTCTTGATATCGTAACCGCCATCGTAGACATGACAGGTGTCAAATGTGATGGCCAGACGATCATTGTGGCTAGTCTGTGTGATAATTGAAGCAAGTTCCTCAAATGTCTTACCTACCTCTGTCCCCTTGCCAGCCATGGTTTCAATCGCAATTGTGACCTTCTTAGTTGCAGTCTGGCCTAAGATACGGTCAAGCATCTGAGCAATTTGCTTGATGGCTGCTGCACTACCGGCTCCAACGTGTGCCCCAGGATGGAAACTAATAGTACTTGCGCCAATTGCCTCTGCGCGTTCTAGCTCACCTAAGAGAAACTCTTCGGCAAAACCAAGGGTCTCGGTCTTAATCGTATTACCAAGATTGATGATGTAAGGTGCATGCACAACAACCGGTGCAATCTTAGCCTCTTTAAGCAGCGCTTTACCAGCTTCGATATTGAAGGCAGAAAGCTCCTTCCGCCGAGTATTTTGTGGCGCACCCGTAAAGACCATCATCGTATTTGCACCATTTTGCATAGATTCCTCGGCAGCGCCAACCAGCATCTTTGTGCCACCCATGCTGACATGACTGCCAATCAGTAAATCAGAATTAATCAACTTCTACCTCCTTAAATCGTCCAAGAGTTTTGACAGTTTCCGTGATGCTGACAAAGGCATACGGGTCGTTTTTACGGATAATCTGTTCGATGTCATAAATCTCATAACGCGCAACAATCGTTATCAGAACAGTCTTTTCCGTGTGACCAAACGCACCCTCGGCGTCATGAATAATAGTGATACCACGGTGCATTCGCGCCTGAATACTATCAATGATTTTCCGCGATTGACTAGTCACAATGAGTACCTGCATCCGTTGGTGCTGTGTGTAGATCATGTCGATCACTCGACCGTTGACAAAGATACTGATGGCGGTGTATAACGCATGAATCCAGCCAAACGTGACACCAGCAAGTGCAACAATCACTAGGTTAACCGCAATATTAATTGTGCCGAAACTTCTCCCGGTTTTTTTACGGAGGATAATCCCGGCGATATCGAGTCCACCAGTAGAGATCCCACTCTTCAGCGCAATCCCAGTACCAGCACCGTTAATGAGTCCACCAAAAAGTGCGCACAAAATCGGATCAAACTTGATCGTTAGCGGTGGAATCAGGTGCATCATAATCGAGCCCAGGAGTACCGCAATCATTGAAAACATCGTGAACCGATGCCCAATCTTAAACCACCCGAGGAAGAATAACGGAATATTCAACACAAAGTACATAATTGAGGTGGAGAGGACAAACGGAAAATACCGTTCAGTGAGGGTTTGCACCACTTGCGCAAATCCCGTCACCCCACTCGCATAAATGCCCCCCGGATGCCAGAAAAAGTTCAAAGCAATCGCCACCGCAATTGAATAGAAGAAGGCGGCGGTGACTTTAGAGATTAAATTGTGTTGGCGCGACATCTGTGTCAAATGATCCATAAATTGACTTCCTTTAGGTTCTTACAGTTCATTTTAACAAATATCGCGCAAAGATAAAGCTTATTTATGCCAATGTTTTTTGATAAATTCACTGCGGCCACCGGCCTCTTCTAGCGCATATCTAGTAGGATCCTTCTTGTAGAAGTCCTGGTGATACTCTTCTGCTTCATAGAAAGGCTTCGCAGGTTCAATTGTGGTCACAATCGGATCATCAAAGCGATTACTTTCGTCCAGTTGTTGCTTTGATTGTTCAGCGATTTGTTCCTGCTCAGTCGAATTGTAGAAAATAACTGGGCGGTACGAATCACCACGGTCTTGGAATTGGCCACCCGCATCTGTTGGATCAGTCACCTGCCAATAAAGTTCCACGAGTTCAGCGTAACTTATTTTGCTTTTGTCAAAAGTAATCTTTACGGCTTCTGTGTGCCCAGTTGTGTGCGAACACACTTGCTCATATGTTGGGTTTGGCACATGTCCACCAGTGTAACCAGAACGTACTGAAACTATTCCCTCGTGTTGGTCAAAGGGCTCGACCATACACCAGAAACAACCTCCTGCAAAAATAGCTGTATCAATATTAGAATTTTTCAGTTGCTCTGTCATTATTCATTTCCCCTATCAAAAAGTTCGAGATAATCACCATAACCTGCCGCCGTAAGTTGCTCAACCGGGATAAAGCGTAGTGCAGCAGAATTAATGCAGTAACGTAGGCCACCACGGTCCTCCGGGCCATCTGTGAACACGTGACCTAGATGCGAGTCAGCTTCTTTACTACGCACCTCCGTCCGTTCTTGCATTAATTTTGTATCACGCTTCTCAGTTAACTTTACAATTGGTTTCGTGAATGAGGGCCAACCACAACCGGCATCATATTTATCCGTTGAGGAGAACAACGGCTCACCGCTGACCACATCAACGAAGATTCCGTCTTGCCAGAAATCATCGTATTCACCACTAAAAGGCATCTCTGTTGCAGCGTTTTGGGTGACCTCGAATTGCTCCTTTGTCAGTCTTTCCTTTAAATCTGCTTGATCTTTGTGCATCATCTGACCTCACTTTTCTGCTTGAACATCTTATTGTTCATGATTGTATGTTTAATTATAGTTGTTTACAAGTAATTTGCGAATAAACAGTTCGGTAAATTCCGTTATTTAAAAATAAAATAAAAAAGCAAGACTAATCCTGCTTTTCCACCTCTAAACCGAGCTCATCTAGTTGTTTAGCATCAACGGGTGCTGGGGCCTGCATCATAGGCTCACTTGCCTTTGAGTTCTTCGGAAATGCGATTACATCACGAATGTTTTTCCGATCCGCCAGAAGCATGGCAAATCGATCGAGTCCGATTGCCAAACCGCCAATTGGTGGGAAGCCGTAGTCAAGCGCCTCTAAGAGGAACCCAAATTGCTCTTCGGCCTGCTCCTGCGTAAATCCTAACGCATGCAACATTTTCTCCTGGATCTCTCTTGTGTGTATTCTGATTGATCCACCACCAAGTTCGTAGCCGTCTAAGACGATATCATAACTTCTCGCGTGGGCCGCGTGGGGGTCACTATCAAGCAACTTCACACCGGCATCGTCCGGCATTGTAAATGGATGGTGGGCCGCAGTCCAGCGCTCATCACCCTCATCGTATTCGAAGAGCGGCCAATCAACTACCCAAGTGAATGCAAATTGAGATTCATCAATCAGGTTAAATTCCTTAGCGAGAGCAGTTCGGAGATAACCAAGGCTGTCAGCAACCACCTTAGCACGATCTGCCACGAACAGTACCAAATCGTCGTCCGTGACGTTTAATTTATCGGCCAACAAAGGCAACTCATTTGGTAGGAATTTGGTAATTGGCCCGCTAAATTCGCCATTAGTAAACTTCAACCAAGCGAGACCTTTTGCACCAAAGCGTTTGATGTAATCTTGTTTTGTATCAATTTGCTTCCTGGAATACTGAGCAGCAGCGCCCGGAACCACAATGGCCTTAACCTGACCACCATTAGCAACGGTACCAGAGAATACCTTGAAATCACTATTCTTAACTAAGGCGGAGACATCTTGTAACTCCATCCCAAACCGTAAATCCGGCTTGTCGGAACCAAAGCGGTCCATCGCTTCCTGCCAAGTTAGCCGCGGAAACGGTAGCTGCACATCAACACCCATGACGTCATGCATCACTTTTTGAAGCAGTCCCTCAGTCAGAGTTTGAATCTGTTCCTCATCGAGGAAACTAGTCTCTAAATCAATCTGGGTGAATTCTGGTTGCCGGTCGCCACGTAGATCCTCATCACGGAAGCAACGGGCAATTTGATAATAGCGGTCGAAACCAGCACCCATCAGTAATTGTTTAAACAGTTGAGGTGATTGGGGCAACGCGTAGAAGCTGCCCGGATAAATGCGAGATGGCACCAGATAGTCGCGCGCACCTTCTGGGGTTGATTTACCCAAGATTGGTGTTTCAATGTCGATGAATCCTTGCTCATCAAGATACTGATGCGTTGCTTGCATAATCTTTGCTCTTTTGATGATTGCTGCCTGCATCTCTGGCCGACGTAGATCTAAGTAACGGTACTTTAACTTAGTTTCCTCCGTTGCTGTCGTGTCATCCTTCACATCAAATGGCGGTGTTTTAGACTTATTGAGCAGCTCAAGTTCAGAGACCTCTACTTCAATCTGGCCCGTCTTCATCTGGTCATTGACTGCGCCCTGACCCCGCTTTACAACCCGTCCGTGAACCGTAATCACGTCTTCGGCACGCAAAGACTCTGCACTAGTAAGTAGCGCGGTCCCACTTGCCTGGCTCACAACCAGCTGGACGATGCCCTCGCGGTCCCGCAAGTCAATGAAAACCAGATTACCTAAGCTGCGGGCCTTTTGAACCCAACCGTATAACACAACGTCTTGATTCAGATATTCTTCTGTGATTAGGCCACAATAATTTGTTCGTTGATCCATTATTTTCAGTATCTCCTCTAATTAAATTGTCTCAAGACATTTTGTAAGTCTGTTTCTATCTGGTCAAAAGTGGTCGCGACTTGCTTGCCGTCTGTCAACCTTTTCACTGCAACCGACTTCGTAGCAATCTCTTCATCACCCAACGTGATGACATATTGGGCATTTGCCCGAGTAGCTGCCTTAAATTGAGCCTTC
This window harbors:
- a CDS encoding PhoH family protein — protein: MTDKLTEKNVYTPKVPATIASLVGVNDSNLKILEEALNIQATDTGSTITLHGAPPDVVTGIAVLSQLENVVNHGITIGATDVVSALKMAEKGTLEYFFDLYSETLIHDAKGRAIRVKNLGQRRYVKAIKQKDVVFGVGPAGTGKTFLAVVMAISAFKKGEVSRIILTRPAVEAGESLGFLPGDLKDKVDPYLRPIYDSLYAILGTETTNRLMERGTIEVAPLAYMRGRTLDEAFVILDEAQNATKAQMKMFLTRLGFNSKMIINGDVTQIDLPGNHRSGLIEAQDRLHNIKQIEFVNFTFNDVVRHPVVAKIIEAYERDDLNDKH
- a CDS encoding GatB/YqeY domain-containing protein, whose product is MLNEQIMNDLKTAMKAHDKVALDTIRMIKSALANKKIELGHDLTEEEEVAVLSTEMKQRRDSLAEFEKGNRTDLVEKVQEEMKIVERYLPAQMSAEEVGKLIDSVIEETGATGKADFGKVMKTLMPKVKGKADGGLVNQLVNQKLS
- the rpsU gene encoding 30S ribosomal protein S21 — its product is MAKTVVHENESLDDALRRFKRSVSKSGTLQEYRKREYYEKPSVKRKLKSEAARKRKKY
- a CDS encoding pyruvate, water dikinase regulatory protein, whose translation is MSEQVNVVIISDSVGETGFKLMQAASAQFPNTDFTFNRYPFITTMQKLQAVLTENQHQDNLLIAHTLLSKELNDEVFRFGRANKVKTIDLITDAINVIGKLTNEKPSGESGAIHHLTQKYFDRISAMEFAVMYDDGKDPKGFLKADVVLLGVSRTSKTPLSLFLANKNLKVANLPLVPQAHIPDEIFKINPTQIIGLTNDPAVLNRIRRERMKAYGLNPDTSYSNMNEINAELKFAQELYDKLGCYVINVANRSIEETAALIMAHLGIDDFKQQL
- a CDS encoding deoxyribonuclease IV; translated protein: MINSDLLIGSHVSMGGTKMLVGAAEESMQNGANTMMVFTGAPQNTRRKELSAFNIEAGKALLKEAKIAPVVVHAPYIINLGNTIKTETLGFAEEFLLGELERAEAIGASTISFHPGAHVGAGSAAAIKQIAQMLDRILGQTATKKVTIAIETMAGKGTEVGKTFEELASIITQTSHNDRLAITFDTCHVYDGGYDIKNDLSGVLTQFDQIVGLDRISTIHLNDSKFGLNSHKDRHANLGYGELGFQLLNTVAYLPELKSIPKIMETPLIVDPANPKKKYSPYKFEISELRQQTFDPALAEHVLAENK
- a CDS encoding YitT family protein, with the protein product MDHLTQMSRQHNLISKVTAAFFYSIAVAIALNFFWHPGGIYASGVTGFAQVVQTLTERYFPFVLSTSIMYFVLNIPLFFLGWFKIGHRFTMFSMIAVLLGSIMMHLIPPLTIKFDPILCALFGGLINGAGTGIALKSGISTGGLDIAGIILRKKTGRSFGTINIAVNLVIVALAGVTFGWIHALYTAISIFVNGRVIDMIYTQHQRMQVLIVTSQSRKIIDSIQARMHRGITIIHDAEGAFGHTEKTVLITIVARYEIYDIEQIIRKNDPYAFVSITETVKTLGRFKEVEVD
- the msrA gene encoding peptide-methionine (S)-S-oxide reductase MsrA, yielding MTEQLKNSNIDTAIFAGGCFWCMVEPFDQHEGIVSVRSGYTGGHVPNPTYEQVCSHTTGHTEAVKITFDKSKISYAELVELYWQVTDPTDAGGQFQDRGDSYRPVIFYNSTEQEQIAEQSKQQLDESNRFDDPIVTTIEPAKPFYEAEEYHQDFYKKDPTRYALEEAGGRSEFIKKHWHK
- the msrB gene encoding peptide-methionine (R)-S-oxide reductase MsrB, which gives rise to MHKDQADLKERLTKEQFEVTQNAATEMPFSGEYDDFWQDGIFVDVVSGEPLFSSTDKYDAGCGWPSFTKPIVKLTEKRDTKLMQERTEVRSKEADSHLGHVFTDGPEDRGGLRYCINSAALRFIPVEQLTAAGYGDYLELFDRGNE